The Leptolyngbya sp. CCY15150 genome has a segment encoding these proteins:
- a CDS encoding transposase has translation DHLLLFLTDATVPPTNNASEQALRWSVVFRKVTHGFRSDWGAELFAQVRSLVNTAKRQGISALDAILRALTSSQTDWLFS, from the coding sequence GAGATCATCTGTTGCTGTTCTTAACTGATGCGACCGTCCCGCCCACCAATAACGCCAGTGAGCAGGCGTTGCGCTGGAGTGTCGTCTTCCGCAAGGTGACCCATGGCTTTCGTTCGGACTGGGGAGCGGAGTTGTTTGCTCAAGTGCGCTCGCTGGTCAATACAGCAAAGCGTCAGGGCATTTCTGCCTTGGATGCCATTTTGCGTGCTCTTACCTCATCTCAGACCGATTGGCTATTCAGTTGA